A genomic stretch from Sulfurihydrogenibium azorense Az-Fu1 includes:
- a CDS encoding TraR/DksA family transcriptional regulator — MEKEKLKKYERLLLKKRNQILERYLKKEETQKVLTEQATEPRDIDEYALIDITEEILGELSDIEIEIIKAIDEALERIKNGTYGICEVCGKEIEEERLEAVPWTTLCIQHAKERELYEETPDLRYKEYFDNLVPREKPTSEEEAGEL; from the coding sequence ATGGAAAAAGAGAAATTAAAAAAGTATGAAAGACTTCTTTTAAAGAAAAGAAATCAAATTTTAGAAAGATACTTAAAAAAAGAAGAGACTCAAAAAGTCCTAACAGAACAGGCTACTGAACCAAGAGATATAGATGAATACGCTCTTATAGATATAACAGAAGAAATTTTAGGAGAGTTATCTGATATAGAGATAGAGATAATAAAAGCTATAGACGAAGCTTTAGAAAGAATAAAAAATGGAACATACGGAATTTGTGAGGTTTGCGGAAAAGAAATAGAAGAAGAAAGATTAGAAGCTGTACCTTGGACAACCCTTTGTATACAGCACGCAAAAGAAAGGGAGCTTTACGAAGAAACTCCTGATTTAAGGTATAAAGAGTACTTTGATAACCTTGTTCCAAGGGAAAAACCTACATCAGAAGAAGAAGCAGGAGAGTTATAA
- a CDS encoding ATP synthase subunit I, with protein sequence MILIYIPLFILGFVSGVLYFWHMWKSIGSYGAAKNKILMSMVFRVPIPIGAALVGYLIGKFEGVIAVLLGFTTFQVIFLVKKGQQLKKQLEEELEEENKISKE encoded by the coding sequence GTGATACTTATTTATATACCTCTTTTTATCTTAGGCTTTGTATCTGGAGTTTTATACTTTTGGCATATGTGGAAAAGTATAGGAAGTTATGGAGCTGCTAAGAATAAAATCCTTATGAGTATGGTTTTTAGAGTCCCAATACCTATAGGAGCTGCACTTGTTGGTTATTTGATAGGAAAGTTTGAAGGTGTAATAGCTGTTTTACTAGGTTTTACTACTTTTCAAGTTATTTTTTTAGTAAAAAAAGGTCAGCAGCTGAAAAAACAGCTTGAGGAAGAACTTGAGGAAGAAAATAAAATATCTAAGGAATAA
- a CDS encoding phosphate-starvation-inducible PsiE family protein, with protein MRKKIKYLRNKLVEKISNIDTALIGFLENFDRLIHLFLAVLIVVVSLAIFIWFVHDFIGLIKNVVEFKRNISGSALRLFGTAILLWPLSSLLRAEINLIKGEKISLNLFVDTAIAGTIRSVLISTAEGEELKETYYYIIALLVFAVVRLIVVYTEKLEKSQKEGEKGGA; from the coding sequence TTGAGGAAGAAAATAAAATATCTAAGGAATAAATTAGTAGAAAAAATATCTAATATTGATACAGCTCTTATAGGTTTTTTAGAAAATTTTGACAGACTTATCCACCTTTTTTTAGCGGTTTTGATAGTTGTTGTGTCTTTGGCTATATTTATTTGGTTTGTCCACGACTTTATAGGACTGATAAAAAATGTAGTAGAGTTTAAAAGGAATATAAGTGGTAGTGCACTTAGGCTTTTTGGTACAGCTATACTTCTTTGGCCTTTGTCTTCCCTTTTAAGAGCTGAGATAAATCTAATAAAAGGAGAAAAAATCTCTTTAAATCTCTTCGTAGATACTGCTATAGCTGGGACAATTAGGTCAGTTTTGATTTCTACAGCAGAAGGAGAAGAGTTAAAGGAAACTTACTATTACATCATAGCTTTACTTGTGTTTGCAGTGGTAAGACTGATAGTTGTTTATACAGAAAAGTTAGAAAAATCTCAAAAAGAAGGGGAAAAAGGTGGAGCTTAA
- a CDS encoding prepilin peptidase, with the protein MELNFYEVIKIFAIFILGVSIGSFLNVVIYRMPRDLSIVYPPSSCPVCKNRIKWYDNIPIISYLILKGKCRFCKTSIPVRYPLVELMTGCAAVLSYLKFGFSVDFVFAFYFLCSMIALSFIDFDFKIIPDEINYLGLLSGFVYAGMKSYQSSSFEPLINAIIGALVGSGFLFLIAYLYLKFRNIEGLGMGDVKLLAFIGSYTGWFGALFTIFFGSILGLLASLYFMKKEKDNNLMKLEIPFGPFLALAGSVYLFFGEKIYNFYFGGF; encoded by the coding sequence GTGGAGCTTAACTTTTATGAAGTTATAAAAATTTTTGCAATTTTTATCTTAGGTGTATCCATAGGTAGTTTTTTAAACGTAGTAATATACAGAATGCCAAGAGACCTTTCTATCGTTTACCCTCCTTCTTCCTGCCCTGTATGTAAAAATCGGATAAAGTGGTATGACAACATCCCTATCATATCCTACCTGATTCTTAAAGGTAAGTGTAGATTTTGTAAAACTTCTATACCTGTAAGGTATCCTTTAGTAGAGTTGATGACAGGATGTGCAGCTGTTTTATCTTACTTAAAGTTTGGCTTTAGTGTAGACTTTGTATTTGCTTTTTACTTTTTATGTTCTATGATTGCCCTTTCTTTTATAGATTTTGACTTTAAGATTATTCCAGATGAGATAAACTATCTTGGTCTTTTATCCGGTTTTGTGTATGCAGGAATGAAAAGCTATCAATCTTCTTCTTTTGAACCTTTGATAAATGCTATTATCGGAGCTTTAGTTGGGTCAGGATTTTTATTTTTAATAGCTTACCTTTACTTAAAATTTAGAAATATAGAAGGACTTGGAATGGGTGATGTGAAGCTCCTTGCTTTTATAGGTAGTTATACTGGGTGGTTTGGAGCTTTATTTACCATATTTTTTGGGTCTATTTTAGGACTTTTAGCATCACTTTACTTTATGAAAAAAGAAAAAGATAATAACCTTATGAAACTTGAGATACCTTTTGGACCTTTTTTAGCATTGGCAGGTAGTGTGTACCTGTTTTTTGGAGAAAAGATATACAACTTCTACTTTGGGGGATTCTAA
- a CDS encoding winged helix-turn-helix domain-containing protein: MFEVKYKVWIEKDGEIIIGLGRDELLREIEKTGSIKKSAENIGISYRKALYYIDAMEKRYGKKIVESVRGGYGGGGSKLTEEGKKLLKEFEKVVKEFEKAKENAEKGLNLE; this comes from the coding sequence GTGTTTGAAGTAAAGTATAAGGTCTGGATAGAAAAAGATGGAGAGATTATCATAGGTCTTGGTAGAGATGAACTTTTGAGGGAGATTGAGAAGACAGGCTCTATAAAAAAGTCAGCTGAAAATATTGGTATATCCTATAGAAAAGCTCTTTACTACATTGATGCAATGGAAAAAAGGTATGGGAAAAAGATAGTTGAAAGTGTAAGAGGTGGTTATGGTGGTGGTGGGTCAAAACTTACAGAAGAAGGAAAAAAACTTTTAAAAGAGTTTGAAAAAGTTGTAAAAGAGTTTGAAAAAGCAAAAGAAAATGCAGAAAAAGGGTTAAATCTTGAATGA
- the rfaE2 gene encoding D-glycero-beta-D-manno-heptose 1-phosphate adenylyltransferase produces the protein MDYLKVVEELKKEGKKIVFTNGCFDIIHAGHVDYLEKAKSLGNFLIVGLNSDESVRRLKGKDRPINPQDQRKKVLSALKPVDLVIIFEEDTPERLIKEIRPDVLVKGGDWKIENIVGADFVKSYGGQVFTIDFVYDTSTSKIISKIRSL, from the coding sequence ATGGATTATCTAAAGGTTGTAGAGGAGTTGAAAAAAGAGGGTAAAAAGATTGTTTTTACAAACGGATGTTTTGATATAATTCACGCAGGGCATGTTGATTACCTTGAAAAGGCAAAGTCTTTAGGAAATTTTTTAATAGTAGGACTAAACAGTGATGAGTCTGTAAGAAGATTGAAAGGAAAAGACAGGCCTATAAACCCTCAGGACCAGAGAAAAAAAGTTTTATCAGCTTTAAAACCTGTAGATTTAGTTATAATCTTTGAAGAGGACACCCCTGAGAGACTTATAAAAGAGATAAGACCAGATGTTCTTGTAAAAGGTGGAGACTGGAAAATAGAAAATATAGTAGGAGCTGATTTTGTAAAATCTTACGGAGGACAGGTCTTTACTATAGACTTTGTTTACGATACATCAACATCAAAGATAATAAGTAAGATTAGGAGTTTGTAA